DNA from Gephyromycinifex aptenodytis:
GCCGCCGAACTCGCCGAGTGCTTGGCGGCCCTCGGGCGACAAACGCGGGTGCCGGAGCAGATCATCGTGGTCGACAACGGCTGCCGTGACGAGTCCGTCAGCATCGCCGCGGCCGCCGGTGCCCGCGTGGTGTTCGAGCCACGCCGGGGGATCCCGGCCGCGGTGGCCGCCGGTTACGACGCCTGCCAGGCGTCGGTGATCGCCCGCTGCGACGCCGACACCCGGGTTCCGCCGGATTGGATCGAGCGCATCGCGGCCCGGTTCGAGACCCACCCCGACCTGGTCGGGCTCACCGGGCCGGGGCGCTTCGTCGACATGCCCGCGGCAGCGGGCCGACTTGCGTGGGCGTTCTACGCGGCCGGGTATTTCGGCGCGGCCGGCGCGGCCGGGGCGAATGTGCCGCTGTGGGGATCGAACATGGCCCTTCGAACCAGCGCGTGGCGCCAGGTTGCGCCGCGGGTGCACCGTAGCGACCCCGGCGTGCACGACGACCTCGACTTGAGTCTGGCGCTGGGCCCCACCGCGCGTATCGACTTCGACCCGGCCTTGCGGGTCGGCGTGCGCGGGCGCATGTTCCACTCCTGGGCGGCGTCACGGCACCGCTTCGTCCTGGCCGCTCGGACCCTGCGCCTGGGGTGGGCGTGGGCCGGGCCGGGGCAGCGCTGGCTGGCCCGCTGGACGGGACGCCGCCGCCCGGCTGGACTACCTCGGCCCGCGTCGCACCGGAAACGCTGAGCCAGTGGCGCTGTCAGCGCCGAGGTGCAGAGCGCTCGCGGATTCGCCGGACAGGGTGTCAGGGCAGCCGTGGCGGCAGCGCCGACGTAACGGCAGTGGTGCTCGCCACCGCTCACACCCGGCGCCGGGTCAAGCGTTGAGTTGCCACAACCCGATGAGCAGTTGGGTCAGGGCCGCGCCGACGGCGTAGTTCGCGCCCAGGAAGCGGCGCCAGCCTGCGTTGGCCTGTTCGCTGTGCTCGTCGGAGACGGTGCGGTAGGGCCAGGCCAGCGCCATATACGGCACCACCAGGACGGCGGCGACCGGCCCCGGCCACGGGGTCAACAGCAGTAATACCGCGGCCAGCGTCCACAGCGTCAACGCCAGCCGGACGGTGCGAGCCGCGCCGAACACCGTCGCGACCGAGGCCAACCCACCGGCCCTGTCTGCGGTGACGTCCTGAACCGCGCCGAAGGCTTGGCTGGCCATCCCCCAACAGAAGAACGCCCCCAGGATCAGCGCGTGCGCAGGGCCCAACTGAGCGCCCGCCAGCACGAAGCCGTAGAGGGCCGGTCCGACGAAGTGGGTGCTGGACGTCGCCGAATCCAGCACCGGCCGCTCCTTGAAGCGCAACCGCGGCGCCGAGTACGCCACGACGGCGAACAACACCACCAGCAGCACCAGGGC
Protein-coding regions in this window:
- a CDS encoding glycosyltransferase family 2 protein — translated: MPAVTVAVVIPVLDDAAELAECLAALGRQTRVPEQIIVVDNGCRDESVSIAAAAGARVVFEPRRGIPAAVAAGYDACQASVIARCDADTRVPPDWIERIAARFETHPDLVGLTGPGRFVDMPAAAGRLAWAFYAAGYFGAAGAAGANVPLWGSNMALRTSAWRQVAPRVHRSDPGVHDDLDLSLALGPTARIDFDPALRVGVRGRMFHSWAASRHRFVLAARTLRLGWAWAGPGQRWLARWTGRRRPAGLPRPASHRKR